In Gracilimonas sp., the DNA window TTTAGGTTTAATGCGAAGGATCTCAAAATCTACATTATTGAATACTTCAAATTTTGAGATCCCTCGTGTTCATGTTTAGAATCCTTTATATGATATTTTGCACTCGGGATGACAACAGGAAGGAATTTTAACTTCATACTTGAACCCATTCATGTCCAAAAAAGAAGAGCCAAAACTTCCAAAGCTCCCCAAGAAGTCCAAAGAGCAGAAAGAGCGTGCGGAAGAAATTCTGAAAGAGTTATATATCCATTATCCGGATCCGCATTGCGAGTTGAATCATCGAAACCCATTTGAGCTACTGATTGCAACTATCCTGAGTGCGCAATGCACAGATGTGCGCGTGAACAAAACAACGCCTGCTCTTTTTGAGACCTACCCTACTCCAGAACTGATGAAAGATGCGCCGCTGGAGGAATTGGAAGAATTAGTCCGCTCCACCGGATTCTACCGGAATAAGGCAAAATCGCTTAAAGAGACTTCACAGATTTTAGTTGAAGAGTTTGATGGAGAAGTTCCGCAGAACATGAAAGATTTACTGAAACTTCGTGGAGCTGCAAGAAAAACAGCAAATGTAGTTTTGGGGAATGCTTTTAACATCAATGTCGGTGTTGTTGTTGATACCCATGTAAAGCGTATTTCGAATCGGTTTGGCCTCACCAAAGAAAAAAAGAATACCAATAAAATTGAGAAAGACCTGATGGCTTTATTTCCCCGCGAAAACTGGACCGATCTATCGCACCTGATGATTCATCATGGCCGAAATGCTTGTAAAGCGCGGATTTCTGAGGCACCGGATCATCCCTTGTGCAAGAAATATGGCAAGAATTGCGAATGCCGAAAAATGCGAACAGAAGAACATTGAACAAGGAACATCCAATAATGACCGCTGAAGTATTTTCTTTCTATGGCAGATAAAATTTTTAATTCCTTCACCGACCCTATTCCGCCGCTCAGGTATGAAATTCAGATCATCCCCGTAAAACAAAATGGCGAGACCTTCCTGTATTTTCAGGACCAGTTTGGGTATGCACAATCCGACTTTGCAGTTCCTTACTCGGCTCAATCTCTGTTTAACTTATTTGATGGCAGCCGAAGCGTAGAAGACATTCTGGAGTTCAGCGCTGAGAAAATTACCAAGGAGCAGGTGCTGGAATACGTGCAGTTTCTGGATGAAAAGGCTTTACTTCATTCTCCGTATTTCAAGGAACATGCCAGCAAGACCGAGAAAGAATATGAAGAATCTGATGTACACCCTTCCAATACCTATGGCATTTCCTACCCTGAGGATCCGGAAGAACTGAAGCACTTTCTGAATGAAGCCTTTGAGAAACTTCCAACAACCGAACCGGTTGAATCGGCCAGAGCCCTTTATGCTCCTCACATTGACTACCGCGTTGGGTTGAACAGTTATGTTAAAGCCTTCTCTTCCATCAAAAACCTAAAACCTAAAAGAGTCGTTATTCTGGCCACTTCCCATTACTCGGGTCTATATCCGGAAGTCTATGAAGAGCATCCTTTTGTTATTTCAAACAAGGATTTTGAGTTGGTGAATGGCACGGTAAAAGCAGACCGGGAGGTTATTCGGGAGATCGCGGATCAAATCCACGAAGACAAAACCAATAACGAAAGTCATTCCGCGGCGAAAGCCGGAATCTCCAATGCAGACTATGGCATCACCTTTCACGACCGGGCACATCGAATTGAACACAGTATTGAGCTTCACCTCCTCTTGCTGAACCATTTATGGGATCATGAATTCAAAATTATTCCAATCGTCGTGGGCAGCCTTGAAGAATTATTCTATAAAGCCGACGGCTTTCAGGGTCAACAAGTTGAACAGTTTTCAGGCCTCATGAATAAACTATTCGGTGATGATAAAGACACCTTTTTTTGCATCAGTGGTGACCTGGCCCATGTAGGAAAGAAATTCGGAGATGATCAACCCGCAAAAGAATTGTTCGAGGAAATCCGCTCTTTTGATGAAGATTTCCTCGATTTTGGGGCTGAAGGAAATCCTGATAAAATCCTTGAGTTGATGAGCCAGAAATATGATCCCTATCGAACCTGTGGCTACCCTCCTTTGTTTTCTTTTCTGAAAGCATTCCCAAACCTATCCGGAGAAATCCTCACTTATGATATCTGGGATGAGGAAGAACGGGAAAGCGGCGTAAGCTTTGGCTCTATTCTCTATCGTTAATTCAAAATGAAAAATTCAGAATTTAAAATTAGTCTCAGCCAATTTTGAATTTTTCATTATTCCTTGATTTCCATTTTCTCGGCAAAATAGTGACAAAAGTCGCGCATATCACCCGTAATGCGTTCATCTTTTGTAGCACGTTCTAAGGTATCTGCCATAGTAACCAAGGTTTGGTGGAAGAAAATTTTCATTTCGTCCACCGTCATTTCTTTGGTCCACAAATCCAGTTTCAGGGTGTCTTTGTTGTGGGCATCCCAGAGGGAAAGCAGCATGGCCCGGCAGTGCGCTTCGTCTTTGCCTTGCAAGTCGGAAGCATTCCATACAATATTGGTGGGTACATTATCTTTGTCCAGTTCAACGGTAATGTTAATCTCTTTCTTCTGCATGATTTCAGTCTTTTTAAATTCAGCTCAAAACTAAGGGTTTCTGGAATTATTAACTTATCTCAATTCATAAAACCAATATGCGAAGCCCTGAAGGACTTCGATTGCTTACCGGAATTCATTCGGGACATGTCATTGCGAGGAGTCTCAAAAAGCGAATCCAAGTTTAGAATGAATTCCGACGAGGCAATCTCCTGATCACAATAACCCTAACTCTTCTATGAGTTCGCTGCGTCGAAAAAGTCTGGGTTCTGGGTATGAGATATGATACTCCTCGCGATGACAGTCTTGAATAGATAATTGGACAAGGATTAATTTCATTCTGAACACAATTAATCCATATTTTCAGCCTCGCTGCATTTTTTAACTCATGACTTTCATCAAACTTTGTTAGCACTCGAAAACATCACCTTACATTTGGGCGACCGTGAGCTCCTCGACGGCGTAAGCACCTTCATCAATCCCGGTGAGCGCATTGGTCTTGTGGGCCCAAACGGCGCCGGGAAATCCACCCTGCTTAAAATTATTATGGGGATTCAGGAGTGCGATGAGGGCAGCGTGGCCTTATCTAATGAGGAAAGTCTGGGCTATCTCCCACAGGATGGCGTTGATCCGGATTTTACCCTGACTGTGATAGAAGAAGTGGAATCTGCCTTTGCTGAATTATTTGAGCTTGAGATGAAAGTAAAATCCGTTCAGGAAAAGCTGGCTGAAGTTGATCACGACAGTAAAGAATACGAGCGACTGATGGAACGCTACGGAAAACTTCAGACCGAACTTGAGTCATCAGGTTTGTATGGACTCCGGGCTGAAGTGGAAAAAGTGCTAATGGGACTGGGTTTCAACGAAGAAGATTTCCACCGCAGCACGTCTGAATTCAGCGGGGGCTGGCTGATGCGTATTGCCCTGGCTAAGTTGCTCCTTAAGAGACCAACCTATTTGTTATTGGATGAGCCGACCAATCACCTGGATATTGAATCGCTTCAATGGATGGAGAATTTTCTGAATTCGTATGAAGGCGCTGTAGTTGTGGTTTCTCACGACAAGGCTTTTCTGGACACCATAACTAACCGGACTCTGGCATTAAGAAGTGGTGAAATCAGCGATTATGCCGGCAACTATTCATTCTATGAGAAAAAGTGGGAAGAGGAAAAAGAGCTCCTGCTGAATGCCAAGAAGAATCAGGAAAAGAAAATCCAGCAAACGCAGGAATTTATCGACCGCTTCCGGTATAAAGCTTCGAAAGCCAGCCAGGTACAAAGCCGGGTGAAACAGCTCGAAAAAATGGATCGCATTGAACTGGAAGAAGAACAGAATAAAGTTTCCTTCCGGTTTCCGGAACCTCCCCGAAGCGGACAAGTGGTTATGAAGCTCGAAAATCTTCACAAAAGTTATGATGATACACAGGTCTTTGAAGGCATTGATTATGAAATTGAACGAGGCGATAAAATTGCGGTGGTTGGACCAAACGGTGCCGGGAAATCAACATTAATCCGGATTCTAGCTGGAATGGAACCCCACCAAAAAGGCGATCGTGTTGAAGGCCACAATGTAACGGTCAATTATTTTGCCCAACACCAGGCCGATGAACTCAACCCAAAAAAAGACGCTCTTGAAACCCTTCAGGAAGCTGGCGCCGATGTGAAAGAAAGCCGTCTTCGAACCATCCTTGGCTGTTTTCTTTTCCAGGGAGATGACGTATTTAAAAAAGTAAAGGTATTATCCGGTGGAGAAAAAAGCCGGCTGGCATTGGCCAAAATGCTACTCTCTCCGGCCAATCTGCTGATTTTTGATGAGCCGACGAATCACCTGGATATGAGTAGCAAGAACATCCTTCAACAGGCTATTCAGCAGTATGAAGGTACCGTCGTGATTGTATCACACGACAGGGACTTCCTCGACCCTATTGTGGACAAAGTTCTGGATGTTCAACCGGGTTATATCAAAACGTATTTGGGGAATGTGTCTTACTATCTAACCCGTAAACAAGAGGAAGCTGAGGCAAAATCAGAACAACCTGCGCCTCAAAAAGAGTCTAAAGAAGACAATCAGCTTTCCCGAAAAGAGCAGCGCCGCATTGAAGCTGAGCGACGTAATGAGCTGAGTCGGCGGACCAAACCCATCCGAAAAAAACTGGAATCTGTTGAACAGGCAATAGAACAAAAAGAATTAAGGAAAGCTGAAATCGAAGAAGAGATGACCAAGCCGGATTTCTACGACGATGCAGAGAATGTGAAAAAATTCTCATTAGAATATGATCAACTCAAAGCCGACCTTACAGACCATTATTCGAAGTGGGAAGAATATCAGAGCCGCATTGAAGTAATCGAAGAGGAAATGGCGGTTGATCATTGAGGTTATGGATTACAGAATTTATATAACAAGCTTATTACTGTTGATGGCTGCTTTTTTAGGCTGCTCATCTTCTGAGAAAACCGTATCTGAGACTGAAAATATGGTTCAGGAAGAAACTCAACCCGATGAGCGTATTTCCCTGAACATCAATGAGGCCGTGTATTTTGACTTTTTTAAGTACGACACCACCTGGACCGGTGAATTGACTGTTTATACACTGAATGCCGAGGGAGAGAAAGTAGTGCAATCGGAATATGTATCTGCACAGGATAGTTCCTGGAATGATTTCGATTTATTCGTGGATTTTCTAAAGCTCTACCAAATTCAGCCCCAAAATGAAATCGATGGCTGGGTGCCGGATTCCGGTCAGCTGCCCCGCCGGGTGTACAGCTTCGAAGTTTTTGATGGCGATACCACCCGCTCCTATTCTTATCAGGACCCGGAAAATGATCTCCGGGATTACTGGGAGGCACAGAACTTGCTTACCTTTGTGACGTTTGTGCAGAATGACTTGCGGTGGGTTGAGAAGTAGAACATTGAATAACGAACACTCAACATTTAATGTTGAAGTTTTTCTTGTCCATTGATCAGTCATTCCTGCGAAGGCAGGAATCTGGATGTTAGAAATACATCAATACTTATTTTAGCACCACGATCTCGGGCATTCGCCGCGAGATGACAAGTTTATTTAGCAAAAATCTGTTCTTTGTTTTGAAAGGCCTTGAACTCCAGTGCATTTCCACTTGGATCGAGAAAAAACATCGTGGCCTGCTCGCCGGGCTCTCCTTTAAAACGAATGTACGGCTCTATCACAAATTCGATATCTGCTGCTTTTAGCTTGTCGGCAAGCTCTTGCCATTCGTCCATTTCCAGGATCACACCAAAATGACGAACCGGCACACCATGACCATCCACCGCATTCATCGCAGATTCTCTGGCTTCGTCCGGGCTTAAATGCGCTACAACCTGATGTCCCCACATATTGAAGTCAATCCAGCTATCTGAACTCCGCCCGGTCTCACATCCCAGTAAATCATGGTAAAACTTATAGGATTCTTCAAGGTCTTTAACCGGAAATGCAAGGTGGAAGGGATTCGTTGTGTTACTCATAATGTTGATTATCTTAAAAATTACACGCCAATAATACTACACTCATGAAATCAAAGAAAATAGAATTTACCGGCAGCCTTGGAGATACACTTTCAG includes these proteins:
- the nth gene encoding endonuclease III; the encoded protein is MSKKEEPKLPKLPKKSKEQKERAEEILKELYIHYPDPHCELNHRNPFELLIATILSAQCTDVRVNKTTPALFETYPTPELMKDAPLEELEELVRSTGFYRNKAKSLKETSQILVEEFDGEVPQNMKDLLKLRGAARKTANVVLGNAFNINVGVVVDTHVKRISNRFGLTKEKKNTNKIEKDLMALFPRENWTDLSHLMIHHGRNACKARISEAPDHPLCKKYGKNCECRKMRTEEH
- the gldC gene encoding gliding motility protein GldC — its product is MQKKEINITVELDKDNVPTNIVWNASDLQGKDEAHCRAMLLSLWDAHNKDTLKLDLWTKEMTVDEMKIFFHQTLVTMADTLERATKDERITGDMRDFCHYFAEKMEIKE
- a CDS encoding ABC-F family ATP-binding cassette domain-containing protein, with amino-acid sequence MLALENITLHLGDRELLDGVSTFINPGERIGLVGPNGAGKSTLLKIIMGIQECDEGSVALSNEESLGYLPQDGVDPDFTLTVIEEVESAFAELFELEMKVKSVQEKLAEVDHDSKEYERLMERYGKLQTELESSGLYGLRAEVEKVLMGLGFNEEDFHRSTSEFSGGWLMRIALAKLLLKRPTYLLLDEPTNHLDIESLQWMENFLNSYEGAVVVVSHDKAFLDTITNRTLALRSGEISDYAGNYSFYEKKWEEEKELLLNAKKNQEKKIQQTQEFIDRFRYKASKASQVQSRVKQLEKMDRIELEEEQNKVSFRFPEPPRSGQVVMKLENLHKSYDDTQVFEGIDYEIERGDKIAVVGPNGAGKSTLIRILAGMEPHQKGDRVEGHNVTVNYFAQHQADELNPKKDALETLQEAGADVKESRLRTILGCFLFQGDDVFKKVKVLSGGEKSRLALAKMLLSPANLLIFDEPTNHLDMSSKNILQQAIQQYEGTVVIVSHDRDFLDPIVDKVLDVQPGYIKTYLGNVSYYLTRKQEEAEAKSEQPAPQKESKEDNQLSRKEQRRIEAERRNELSRRTKPIRKKLESVEQAIEQKELRKAEIEEEMTKPDFYDDAENVKKFSLEYDQLKADLTDHYSKWEEYQSRIEVIEEEMAVDH
- the amrB gene encoding AmmeMemoRadiSam system protein B — protein: MADKIFNSFTDPIPPLRYEIQIIPVKQNGETFLYFQDQFGYAQSDFAVPYSAQSLFNLFDGSRSVEDILEFSAEKITKEQVLEYVQFLDEKALLHSPYFKEHASKTEKEYEESDVHPSNTYGISYPEDPEELKHFLNEAFEKLPTTEPVESARALYAPHIDYRVGLNSYVKAFSSIKNLKPKRVVILATSHYSGLYPEVYEEHPFVISNKDFELVNGTVKADREVIREIADQIHEDKTNNESHSAAKAGISNADYGITFHDRAHRIEHSIELHLLLLNHLWDHEFKIIPIVVGSLEELFYKADGFQGQQVEQFSGLMNKLFGDDKDTFFCISGDLAHVGKKFGDDQPAKELFEEIRSFDEDFLDFGAEGNPDKILELMSQKYDPYRTCGYPPLFSFLKAFPNLSGEILTYDIWDEEERESGVSFGSILYR
- a CDS encoding VOC family protein, encoding MSNTTNPFHLAFPVKDLEESYKFYHDLLGCETGRSSDSWIDFNMWGHQVVAHLSPDEARESAMNAVDGHGVPVRHFGVILEMDEWQELADKLKAADIEFVIEPYIRFKGEPGEQATMFFLDPSGNALEFKAFQNKEQIFAK